The genomic window gtcgagctcgCGcgccacgacgtcgacgtcgacgccgaagatTCTCACGTTCGAAATTCGACGCGATCACCTTCTCCAGGACACGCTCAAAGTGCTCGAGACCGACAAGCGAACGAAATACGTTGCCGTTCGCTGTCGCTTTATCGGCGAAGAGGGCAGCGGACCGGGCGTCACACGCGGCTTCTTCGCAAGCGTGGCCAACgaactaaagaagaaaacccCGGTGAGAAAGAGTGCAGTATAAGTTCAGTTCTTTCTTTATGGGTCTTGTGTTCGTTTCTTCGTAGGTACCTCCTGGCACTTCGCCTCTGTTTTTTGAGCCGGGCAAACAGCCGCAGCAGGCGGGGCTTTACTCGCCGCACCCGTTTTGGCGTGAAACGCCGAGAGACAAGGAACAAAGGGTTAGACAGTTAGAGAGAGGATTTtaatgatttaattaatcaatatttCGTAGCCCAAGCGGAACAAGATTTTCTATTTCGTGGGAAAGTTTCTCGGCTACTGCCTCTGGTTTCATCATCCCATTCCCTTCATGCTGAGTCGTCACATAGCGAAATATCTCCTTGGAAGGTAATGTCTCAGACTCCTTATCATGGGctctaatttttctttttagggaTATTGCCTGGCATGACCTTGCTTTCTACAACGTCGAATTGTTTGAAGGCCTTAGGAAGATGATGGaggacgccgacgagaagaaaatgggCAAGGAAGAGTTTCTATCGACGTACTGTCTTCACTTTGAGGTACAAACAAgagtcaattaattaattaaatccttctaattttcctttttcaggCAACGATAGCTGGAAAATTAGTTGAACTGATTCCCAACGGATCAAAGATTCCTGTCACTCCTGATAGGGTCAAGGACTACGTTAGGTAAAATACTTTAGAGCTTCATTATGTGGTGTACATTTACGTTGAAGGCACTACGCTGTTCCAGTCATGGTTGACCGTGTCAAAGGAGAGCTGAGCAATCTCAGAGATGGACTCAAGAGCGTTATCAACTCAGAGCAACTTCAGGGTCTGACAGCTGAGGTAATATTatacagaaaaattattaaCGTTTTGgctaataattttttattttataggATTTTCAGCTACTCTTGTCTGGTGGCGCGTCCAACGTGAGCATTCAACGCTTGAAGTCCGTCATAACGTTCAACAACGCGCACGGTTGCACAAACGAGACATTTGATCTATTCAAAAAGTACTAGTTATGCATGTTTTCATAAAAAAAAATCCTATATTAATATTGTCTCGTTTTTATTAGATGGTTTTGGCGCATCGTTGCCAAGTTGAATGTGACTCAGCGCCAGCAACTGCTCTACTTTGCTACCGGCAGCGCTGCGCTTCCCACGCCCGGAGACATCAGTCACGACGTATCTGCTGCCGGCCCAACAGGTGCGCGCAATTCCTTGCATCATTACTGGGGtagacttaattaattaaccttttTTTCAGCGATTACTATAGACGTCGTGCGCGgcggaacgtcgtcgcttcccaTGGCGTCGACTTGCGGTCAGCGGATGACGATACCTCTCTACGGGACGCGACGAATGTTTAGAAAAAAGTTGTTGCAAGCTATTCAGTGCCAAATCTACGGCCTTGGATGATTGGATGAGGGAATGAAATCTAGCTAAGGACCTAAGGTACGTATTTTATtactttctttcgtttctggCTTCAAGACTCCAAATTTCGTTTCAACTTGCGAAGCCACCTACTTAATCATTACGTCACGCCATCCAAGTTAGACAGACAGTAAACACACATCGAGTTCAAATCAAACGACAAGAcagaaaatgttttttttttttagttgggGAAGAACGTTCTGTCGACGACTGCGCATTCGAAATCGTAGTCGCTAGAAACGTTGAACGCTTCCTTGAACGTAGCCCCGAGCTGTCGCGAATCCCATTTGTCGGCTCGTTCGTCGTAGATCAGTAGTTGGTCATCGCCCACCAAATAGATCCTCTCGCCTTCGGGATCGCCGGCAATTCCATAATGCGACGATGTCGGAGAGGAATGCCCGACGGAGATATCATTGGTGCGCCTGTCCCAAACGAACACAGCGGAGCCAGAAAACTCGGTATCAGGTACTTCTTTAGTCTGCGTATATTTACGCATTGCTGTGTTCTTGCTCTTGCTCGCAGGACAATGCGGAGCCCTCATGACATAGATTCGTTCCCTCGCCGCCGAGCTGTAGCACCAGTTGACAGTGGCCCCGGGGACCCCACAACTCGAATGAAGAAGCATGATATTGACCCACCGATCTTCCAACGAATTATACGCCGTACAGCTGTGCAGTGTATCGTCAAACCCCAGCACGAAGATCTGATGCCCTATCGCAGACATCGTGAAGTGACTCGTGAGTCGTTGATGACAAGAAGCGACGCGCTCCCACCTTTCCCTCTCCGGTACATAGACCTCGCACATATTCGCCGCTCCTATGCCGATACTCATGCAGTAGACGAGATCGTTGCAAGCGACTATTTCGTGTCGGGCTCTCGggcgcgattcgacggcTATGCTCTCCCAGGATTCCGTCTCGGCATTATATCTATGTACAGTATCTGACGTAGTACTGCACCCTGATACCTCTTCGTGACAGCCGAACGCGTAAATATCTCCGCGCGACTGCGCGATTCTCGTTCGCGCCATCGGCAATTTCAGCGACGGTAACTTACGCCACGTGTCGGAGCTAGGGTCGTATAACAGAACGTCGCTAGTCGTCGCGTTGCCGTCATTTTCCCTCGGGCtgccggcgacgagcagaacgccgtcgcgatcgactCGATCATCTTCGCCGAGATCGGCGAGACCGTAGGCCAATACTCTAAATTTGACCATCGACAAACGGACTAACTTCAACAGCGATTCGACGTGCACGCGACGagccgcttcgtcgtttttcaccCACATTCGAATGACGTGCAGCAAAGGACTTTTGGAATCGACGGTTAATTTCTTGTGAACCAAAATGCGGCTGAATTGCTGGACGGGCAGCGCgagaaactcgtcgtcgctaaaGAATTTTATAATGTTCTTCGCCACAACGCCTTCGGCGAGGTTACGCAGCCCTTTTTCGTCGTAGAGATCGGCGAAGACGCACAAGCTTAGGCAGTTGGCCACGTCGACGTGGTCAGTCAGCCACTCAATGACAGCTTCTAACAGTTTGTTGTACTGGAGATAGTTGGCTGCCGCGTAGATGTCCTGCACGCCTTCGTGCGTCTTGGGAATGGCGGCTCTTCCGCTGTACGAGTATTCGATTAGCGCTTTGATCGCCGATCCCGTGAGGTTCGGAAGAGCGACGTCCGTTTGCTGACTCTCTAGAAAGCCGTCCCGGTCGAACATCGATGAAAAGACGGGGCTCGCGGCGGCGAGTATGACACGGTGAGCTGGAATTCGTTCTCCGTCTCCgctgacgatgacgacgtcgcagagATACTTCGACTTTAGGAACGAATCGAGATGGTTCAGCACACACCAACCGTGTATAGACCGATCGATCGGCCTGAAGTCTGTTTTGCTCCGTTTCCTTATGAATTCAGCCATATCAGTCATATAATCGAAGTCCATGACTTGCGCCTCTTTCACTGCCTCTCTCTGGAATGAATCAGCACCTGAATGTGGTAATACGTGTATGCCGCCgcgcatgacgtcacgcgtttTGGAAAATCATatcgttatttattttgtctCAAGCTataaatctgacgtcacaatgacgTAACCATGGGACGTCTCCTACTTTTTTAGTTCACGTGACTTACACgtctaattttttcgcgaaaaaacgattaGCTCGCGTACAGCGTGCAGGCGCGCTCGCGTAGCGTTTCCCGACGGCGCGCGACATCAGATCGCAGCAGGCGAGCGTCTGCGATCCCGATGACGCTCCCTGTAATTGGTTGACGGCTAACATTCTCAATTTGGCTATTATTAGCTAATCGAATCACTCGCACATGCCAAAGGCGTCGCCACGGGACGACAGCTCGCGATCCCATTGGTCGAAAGCGATCTGGGACGATCGAACGCACAGCATTCACGCGCAGAGCTCGAAACTCTCATTCGAGCACACGAccccgacgacgaaggcgctCGTCCGGACTCATTGGGCCGGACGACGtggcgagacgacgccgccacGATCGCGCGACGCGGTAAGCGGATCAATCGCCctcgcttttcgacgatcgaacgatGAAATCGATGTTTTTAGGCTTCGATGCAAGAATCGAGCGCGCGGGGGTCGTCCACGAAGCCGTCGGCGCAAAACGGTAAGCGTAGCTCGTCTCTATCGACTGCCGTTCGCGATTTCTCACGATCTTTAGCTCGTTCGCGTGCTGGGAACGCCGCGAActcgatcgattcgtcgtaCCGACGCGGAGAACGAAGACCGTCGCGCAGGCAGGCCAGGGATTTTGTAGCtccgattttttttctacgcGTTTTTGTTTGCATGCGTGTGTGTTTGCACGAGCGTAGGCCGGGGCCCCCAAGCGCATTCCGCCCACGCATCACGATAGATAGGCGTAGATAGGGCTAATCTCTAAACAGTAATCGGCCCCCCCTTTCGAGTTTTCCGTTCTCGTTGTACGTGCGTGTTTTCGtgttcgtctcgttcgtctcgttcgtctttcgcgAGCGGCTCTTTTTAGCGGACCCTTTGTAGTTAGAGGTTTGCCGCTCGCGTGACGCACGTGCCGGTGCACGTGCTAGGTTAGAAAGCTCGGCGCATTTAGGCTAAACGTAGACGATAGGATCGAAGCCGTCCACATGAAACGTGTCCATTAAGGGTCCCACATCTTTGCTAATACGTGCAACACCTTTCCGACCCCCTAATCGACCCTATatcatcaatttcaatatcatcatcaatttcttcaatttcaatttcatcaataTTTACAATAACAATTTCATCAATATCAACAatatcaatttcatcaataTCGTCATAATCGTCGTAGTGGGTGGGAGGGATATGGGGCCCCCGCGTATGCATTACCTGTGTACGTGCAATGCATctaatattaataatttttttata from Oscarella lobularis chromosome 1, ooOscLobu1.1, whole genome shotgun sequence includes these protein-coding regions:
- the LOC136199436 gene encoding kelch-like protein 20; this encodes MDFDYMTDMAEFIRKRSKTDFRPIDRSIHGWCVLNHLDSFLKSKYLCDVVIVSGDGERIPAHRVILAAASPVFSSMFDRDGFLESQQTDVALPNLTGSAIKALIEYSYSGRAAIPKTHEGVQDIYAAANYLQYNKLLEAVIEWLTDHVDVANCLSLCVFADLYDEKGLRNLAEGVVAKNIIKFFSDDEFLALPVQQFSRILVHKKLTVDSKSPLLHVIRMWVKNDEAARRVHVESLLKLVRLSMVKFRVLAYGLADLGEDDRVDRDGVLLVAGSPRENDGNATTSDVLLYDPSSDTWRKLPSLKLPMARTRIAQSRGDIYAFGCHEEVSGCSTTSDTVHRYNAETESWESIAVESRPRARHEIVACNDLVYCMSIGIGAANMCEVYVPERERWERVASCHQRLTSHFTMSAIGHQIFVLGFDDTLHSCTAYNSLEDRWVNIMLLHSSCGVPGATVNWCYSSAARERIYVMRAPHCPASKSKNTAMRKYTQTKEVPDTEFSGSAVFVWDRRTNDISVGHSSPTSSHYGIAGDPEGERIYLVGDDQLLIYDERADKWDSRQLGATFKEAFNVSSDYDFECAVVDRTFFPN